DNA sequence from the Armigeres subalbatus isolate Guangzhou_Male chromosome 1, GZ_Asu_2, whole genome shotgun sequence genome:
aagtaaaaaaaagtcaTTCCAAAAAAGTATTTCCGTCAATTAATAATCGAAAGAGTGATTATCGCCATTACTGCTCATGACTTTGGTGAGAATTCGGACATCTGTTTGAAAGTTCTTTTTCGTTTTCATCATCGTCATAAGTTGGTTGTTCAGTTCTGCCCGGTTCCCAGAGATGCTCAGGATATATCGACACGTAAGGTCTTTCCTCGTCGGAAAGTACCGTGCCTTCAACAACAGCGACAATTCATTCGTGGTGATGATTTTCTGCAATTCGTTGGTCGGTATTTTCAACCATCAGGGTTCTAACTCCACCACACTTCGAATTGTCAGACGGCTCCTTATAGGCTTAAGCCTGTTGTACGTTTTGGCCGAAGTTGCGATCATCGGTTATTACAGGTCGCTTGTTAATCAGCATTTCATTATCGTTTTGACGACTGCAAGAAGAGTTCTGTGCGTCATTATGTGGGGCTTTCTAGCGATATACCGACACGAACTGGAGCCAGTGTTGGTTTGTCTGCTGGACAATCAACGGAAAACCCCGGATGATCGACGATTCAATTTCATTCGGAAGGCCAACTGGTTCTTCATTTATTACCTAATAGTGGCCATCTTATCGGCGATAATTTTGGCCATTAATGAACCATCCGAATCTTCTTTGTCATGGTTGCACAACGATTCGTTGGATAAGATAAACACCGTCTTGAACCCAATAGTTGTTGTAGTCCTTTTAACGATGTTCATTTATTCGATTATTGCCGTATGCTCGGTGCTTCTTGCCCTGGGCTTTGAGTTTCGTTTGCTTGGGTACAACTGCAAAGATGTCTTCGATGGCGTTGACACCGTGGACAGCAGAGAGAAATGGAATTACGTGGAAAAGAGGTTCAAGGTGTGCGTGAATCGCCATCAGGAGCTCCTCAGGACAGCGCATACCATCCGTCGCCAGCTGAACATTTATTTTTTGGTTCAGTTAGGCGTCGAGTTTGCTACCATCGTGTTGTCCTCATTTATGAGCGTCTACATTCAACGTACCGGCGACGGCATTTTCCCGATTACAGTCTTTGTAGTATTCACAAACTTGTCCAACTTGCTGTTGTACGGATATCTGTGCGATCAAGTGGAGGAACAGGTAAGGCTGCTATGCGATCTTTCCAACTGAATTCAACAGATGTCTTACAGGTGATTGGCATCAACTACCAACTCTATTGCTCGGATTGGAatatgaaaatcatcaacacgAGAGCGTTCCGTCGACAATACAAAAACATGCGACAGATGATACTGATCGTGATGCAATGTACCCAGAAGAAGATCGGGTTTACCTGCGCTAATTTATTTGAGATGTCATTGGATACCTGTCGTTCGGTGCTGTGGTACGCTTATTCGGTGCTGACCGTATTGATCAGCTTTCTGGAGTAGCCTCACGCTCGATTTGGGAAAATATCATGCTTAATCCGCATGACACATTTTGAGAAAAGTACGCCCATTGCCCATATTATCCGATTATGCTTTTAAAACGGCTTAGTAAAACAGCAAACAAGAAAAAACGCTCATTGTATCCCAAACCAAAGTTTGAATGCCTAGATTGTCCTAAAATACAGAAATCGAACAAACTAAACTCGACGTGCATTATTTTTACAATCTGTTCTATCGAATCTCAATCGTTCGTATCACCAGCGTTTTAATTGTTGATGGTATCTATGAACTTAACTTCAAATACAGTGTTTATTTTCATGGATAATTTGGCTAATTTTCGTAGACCCGTCATGTACGATCCAAAGCGAATGTGAACcccattttaaattttaacgtTAACAGCAACTGCTATCACccaagtttatttttcatttgtcCTAAAATCATTAAATAATTATCCTTTTTCCTAGACAAATCTTCTCACGGTTCGTGCGTCATCCCACGGTTTATTTACACACAATTTCACGCGAATCACATGGCGCGTGACACAGTCACACGCGTCTACAAACGGCAAAACGACGACGTTCGCAGTCAATCCTTTCGGATCGCTTGagcaaacaaattgaaatgtAATCCGACTCGAGTGCGAGTGGTGGTGGCAGTATACGACAAGAGTGCGAAAAGCGAAAATGTAAAACTCTATGATGATGCCAGCGCCATTACAAACGAGCCCAATAAAATGTGTGAACATGTAGCTCCATTACCGGCATTATGGCATTCATTGCGACTCGGTTGCCAGCCAGAAGGAATGGAACGGGACGAGggtttcaattttgaaattcgaCATCTGACTGACTAGTTCAAATATCAACTGTGACTTCTTTAATGTTGCAGCACTagttataattattatttaacattttgaaaccaagacaaaattttcaaaacgacttatctgcttttgtaaacaaagattcaaccgacgatttgacgaatcagatagctctcccacgcataccaacaccatcaataggttgGTAAAGGATTCCGCTGCCtgctgatggtgttggtttgcgtgggagagctatcagattcgtcaaatcgtcgtttgaatctttgtttacaaaagcagataagtcgttttgaaaattttgtcttgaaactATAATTATATATCTGCTTATATGTAGAGAAATTTGCCCTTTTGCGTTGTGTGGAAAAACTTCATCAGAGTAAAACCCTCTATCTCTTTCCTTATTCTCCTACTTTGCTTCTTTCCAAGACATCCTACTTCTTGGGTTCTAATCTAATAGCAGGGGTAAGCCCCGTCTGGCCGAATGCCGAGAGTAATTTGGCCTAAAATGTTCTTAAAAgctggtcgtttggccgaaaatgctgtAGGGCCAAAATGGTCTTTCGATAAAAAGAGACATTGGGACGAAAAAACCATTTGCCGGACACACAGCGAATGTGAAAGAAGGGAAATGATTAATGATACCTAATCATAGTTATGTAGAAATCAAAACTtgaatgtgagaaatgagaagcaagaagtgattcgtcttactactcacttctcttTCTTTATTTCTGACTTCTCACTGCTAAAAAGTGCATTGTGAGAATCgataaataaaaagtgagaaaagagcaGTGAGAAGAGAATCTTCCTACTTCAAATAAATCTCTTCTGACGATTATCTGACGATTTAGCTCTTTTTCGCAGTAAAATaaggattgagaagtgaaaagtgagaaataaaaaattagaagaGATATTTTACAACTCACTTGCAGTATAAtgataataaatatatttgttatttatcggccaatcacgacaacattttcagccaaatgactttttctaaCAAACGGCATTTCGGCTAAATAATATTTAAGGCCATATCACATTTTTAGCCAAATGGCCCTGCCTGGCAAACGAATTTTTCGGCAAGACGAAATTTTCCGCTGTAGGACCCGTTCGGTCAAAAAACGCTTTCtgacaaacgaccatttcgatcATACCGCATTACATATCTTCAAAATGatctattcagccaaacaacgTGTCACTTTTCGCCTTGTActttccatttctcacttttcacgctTAGAGGTGCCAAACCACCGCTGCTGACATTATTTGGCACAttttgcgtaatttcaggatcGACGGGGTTGGTTTGAGGTATTTAAGCTGCTCGTCTGGGTATTTGGCGTCATCAACGGTGTAACGCAGCGTCGTGCTGGACTTGTGGTTCGTCAGGAAGTATCTTCCGGATGGCTAAAGCTTCATGTcacacaagaaaaaaaaaatacaaagaagaaaaatagaagactttgatgtcagacgagcaaagaaagggaTAGAGAGCCTACATATACCCCACATCGCGATCCACCAAACACCTCTTACTGATCAATAATTTTCCATCCAATACAAGTTTGTCACGGGTAAAATTGTgcggaaatttgaaagaatttcctgccCAAACTGCCCCAAAAtatcccgagaaaattccaaataattttccatgtttttttgtttttaaaatcgtgcgaattttgaacaacttctcgTGAAATCTCTAAAGagttttctatggaaattcggCTGAATTTCGTGTGAAATTTCCGCaggggaaagggtcgtttgcccggaagccgaaagccatttgacagAAGGGCACAAAGCCAAAGCTGTTGGGCTGGATAGGTCATTTGACTAAACAAACCAAACagttattaggtcgaaaatgatTTGGTCAAAAGGGATATAAACCTGAAAGAGACGTACtgataatttggctgaaaaatcaTTAGACAAAACAGGTTATTTCGTCTAAAATGCTGTTGGATCGAAATGGTCGTTGAACAGAAAAAATGAGGCATACGgattaaaatgtaattttctgAACGGGTCATATGGGCCAACGATTAATATTCAGCCCAATTCGAATTCGTCTTGATGACGGCTTAGCttatttttcgaccaaattgcgTTCGAAAAAATGGCTTCCTGCTGAATTACTTTCAGTAACGATGGAAAAAGCCGCTTGACCAAATGCCATTAGGCGGAATATTATTTGATCGACTTTGTTATTCGGCCGAAACGGTCATACGACCAAACATGTCACTTACCGGAACTGggcgaaaaagttgtttggacaaatacatcatttggccgaatggtaaAACTGTCATTTGCTTGTCAAATAATCaaatgtcaaatgacattttcaacaaaaggaaatttttggccaaacgaccggctttcgaccgaatgacattcaatcaaacgaccctttcccgaAAGGAGGCAACGCTTCCTTTGAATGAGCGCATCTGGCCGGTGTAAGGTAAAGGGAGGAGATTATGCTTTCTTTAAGATGAAATAAATAATggtttattgaaaacaaaaagtcTGTCCGTAGCAGGGCATGGAGAGCAAATAATccctttattaaagaggcttacCGGCCGGGTATAATAAAGGGTTTGTCAGGTGCAAATACAATATTGAACACTGCTTCTATTCTGAGAGGCGTTAGTCAGCGAAGCAAGATTATGCGgaaggtggctggattcgacTCCCGATGCTGTCTACAAACATTTTCGATTGGAAGACTTTTCTGTGCATCAAAGCtccgaatgtaaaaaaaatgataacttgacTTAGAAGCCTTGCAGTTAATAATTTTGGAAATGTTGAATGAGCACAAAGCTACGTGTTGACattgtcccagtgagggatgtaatgccaagaagaaaaCGAAGTATATAATGAAAAAGAAGAATCTTTCCTAAACTATGCTAATCTGAGACAACGACAATCTGCTGAATTCTACATTATTCTTAGCTGGAAAATTCAAGCCTGCTAAAtaaaatattgcgaaaaatggTATCCAACGAAAAGGTACAAAACGCCAAATGTCGTAAGGCAAAAAGATACATACCTTTAAATGTTATATCGTGTAGTGTTCAACCGCAAAAATATATTCCGCGATATATATTCGATTATGTGCATTttgttgttaagaaaattattttgagctttttagtggaatgtcatcacttgtcataagacgagtttgtacaatcccatttaattccaccacttaattgtaccttgacagatacgtatttcgatctcaacagtaaggtcgtcttcagtgtctcgaagtcgagtcaagtacgagacactgaagacgaccttactgttgagatcgaaatacgtatctgtcaaggtacaattaagtggtggaattaaatgggattgtacaaactcgtcttatgacaagtgcatTTTGTTGCTGCTACGACCATTGACTATCGGTGTGTCGAAGGATTTTGGTTCGCGAAGAGCATTCGTTCAGTTTTCCATGTGAGGCAATCCAGCCAAAGCAGGCAATATTTTATAACAATTTTGGTATTTCTCCTGCATCTGCTGTTTTTTCTCGAAGGTGTAGTATATGTCATGCCGTAGCAATATTAAATACTTCATCtagaaattttatcaatttcaggATTGGCTAACAATCTCACGACAGTCAGATGTGAGTAGACGAACCCATCTGACTAACGACATTCCCTTATGACCttacacccaaaacaattctgtgtgacattctttgtattaagaattttgtatcaaatctcgcattcaaaccgatcagataatgtcatacttgttaatatagctcattgcattaagtcggtttatttggtctcgatcaatacatccaaacgaatctcgttggctcctcctagaacaagtatatgaatcgtgtacagcaataAAACTTTAACCAacacaatcttcccgattcCACTTAGCTTGATAACGGAAACAGACACAAATATGCATGGTGCTTATTACACTCGTATCACTCATTCCTATCCCTGTTACCCTTTCACTTGTCGCATCCGCATAGCATGAAACGTGGATCATGATTACCTTTGGTCACATCGATTCTCATCTGGTAAATAGTCCAGATGCTTAGCGCGTCAGGCTAGATGTGCAAAGGGTGGAGGGTACGCGTTCGATACCCGTCTTAGACCGTATTTTTTGTAAGATTGCAGAGGTTGTAAAATTATACAGCATTTCACTCCTCGATGGGAGTGTAAAGTTAGATTAAATGTAGACACAaacacataaccagttcttattttctcgtgaccggaGACCTAATGCAAGGGACTGT
Encoded proteins:
- the LOC134227895 gene encoding uncharacterized protein LOC134227895, with translation MSVYIQRTGDGIFPITVFVVFTNLSNLLLYGYLCDQVEEQVIGINYQLYCSDWNMKIINTRAFRRQYKNMRQMILIVMQCTQKKIGFTCANLFEMSLDTCRSVLWYAYSVLTVLISFLE